Proteins encoded in a region of the Dreissena polymorpha isolate Duluth1 chromosome 6, UMN_Dpol_1.0, whole genome shotgun sequence genome:
- the LOC127836529 gene encoding major facilitator superfamily domain-containing protein 1-like — MKELNMVLGLKISFARASSVMTLNMMDPIYQQLLKCTVPWEALGFTLLSGSCIAVLSTLCSVLVAIMDKRADKLGFNKNNSNDENDNKKETEEHQSMTTCSDVRRFPASFWLIGISVSLYYMQLFPFVAQGELYFVKKYDRSLDEANAINSMVFLVGAVTIPLFGAAIDKVGRNLIWMLAGLFLSLASHLLLTFTVVEPYACTVLLGLGYSLVVTTWQPLVTYVIAPNHLGTAFGIAFTINSVCQSVNAYITGYIVDNMGYFVLEVFFIMFTTCSIVFTLLLYLRDASSGKTLNLTAKERSRKTK, encoded by the exons ATGAAGGAATTGAACATGGTGCTGGGTTTGAAAATCAGCTTTGCCCGAGCG AGTAGCGTTATGACCCTCAATATGATGGACCCCATATATCAGCAACTGTTGAAGTGCACTGTGCCATGGGAAGCTCTAGGATTTACCTTGTTATCAG GCAGTTGTATAGCAGTGTTGTCTACGTTATGTTCTGTGCTAGTTGCGATCATGGACAAACGAGCAGACAAACTAGGGTTCAACAAGAATAACAGCAACGATGAAAATGACAACaaaaaag AGACGGAGGAGCACCAATCAATGACCACGTGTTCAGACGTGAGACGCTTTCCAGCCTCGTTCTGGCTCATTGGTATCAGTGTATCTCTCTACTACATGCAGTTGTTTCCTTTCGTTGCCCAGGGAGA GCTGTACTTTGTTAAGAAATACGACCGATCCCTGGATGAAGCGAACGCAATCAATAG CATGGTTTTCCTCGTCGGGGCAGTGACGATACCGCTTTTTGGAGCTGCAATAGACAAAGTGGGCCGAAATCTTATCTGGATGTTGGCCGGACTGTTTCTCTCTTTAGCCAGTCACCTTTTACTGACATTCACAGTTGTAGAACCATATGCATGCACG GTTTTATTAGGACTCGGTTATTCACTGGTTGTGACCACTTGGCAGCCGCTTGTGACGTATGTTATAGCGCCCAATCATCTTGGAACCGCGTTTGGCAT tGCGTTTACAATAAACTCAGTGTGTCAGTCCGTGAACGCCTATATTACAGGCTACATTGTAGATAACATGGGATATTTTGTGCTGGAGGTCTTCTTCATTATGTTCACCACTT gcTCGATAGTATTCACCTTATTGCTGTATTTGAGAGACGCATCTTCAG GAAAGACATTAAACCTTACCGCAAAAGAGCGAAGTCGCAAAACAAAGTGA
- the LOC127835469 gene encoding uncharacterized protein LOC127835469, producing MEHVILNLQCAYKEMGDAATERKPLLSKSSVGATGPPHDRYTSELASEYHQVKEKLITNRNKHNSISSNISSNESSPLLCGADKDSDVGYKHYITYGGICSGVSGVWGCDSQVAVSSLEPSINAIEERPDDDEIVENTDVLTCSPNTRLYRYGLLVFLCIAGLCEYITSESPSALQKHVVKDIDISETQYMGFYSTVQWAEIISSLAGGFMVDRIGNPISLVTSAGLITIAQTIFAVGALLRNYGTMFGARIFLG from the exons ATGGAGCACGTTATATTGAATTTACAGTGTGCTTACAAAGAAATGGGAGATGCTGCGACAGAACGGAAGCCCTTGTTATCGAAGTCGTCTGTAGGAGCAACCGGGCCACCCCATGATAGATATACTAGTGAGCTTGCAAGTGAATACCATCAAGTGAAAGAAAAACTAATAACGAACAGAAATAAACACAACTCAATATCAAGTAATATCTCATCAAACGAATCAAGTCCGCTGTTGTGCGGTGCCGACAAAGACAGTGACGTTGgttacaaacattacattacaTACGGCGGTATATGTTCAGGCGTATCCGGAGTTTGGGGTTGCGATTCCCAAGTTGCCGTTTCCAGTTTGGAACCATCGATTAATGCGATAGAAGAAAGGCCTGATGATGACGAAATCGTGGAGAATACAGACGTTTTGACGTGTTCACCAAATACACGGCTTTACAGATATGGTCTACTTGTGTTCTTGTGTATTGCAGGTTTAT GTGAATACATCACCAGTGAAAGTCCGTCGGCTCTTCAGAAGCACGTGGTTAAGGACATTGACATCTCCGAGACGCAGTACATGGGCTTTTACTCCACAGTCCAGTGGGCGGAAATCATCTCAAGTCTCGCGGGAGGCTTTATGGTGGACCGGATTGGCAACCCCATCAGTCTGGTTACCTCCGCCGGATTGATTACAATCGCGCAA ACGATATTTGCCGTAGGGGCTCTTCTCCGAAACTATGGAACGATGTTTGGTGCTCGCATATTCCTTGGGTGA